The following proteins are co-located in the Mus caroli chromosome 7, CAROLI_EIJ_v1.1, whole genome shotgun sequence genome:
- the Nipa2 gene encoding magnesium transporter NIPA2, producing the protein MSLGRGKYDFYIGLGLAMTSSIFIGGSFILKKKGLLRLARKGSMRAGQGGHAYLKEWLWWAGLLSMGAGEVANFAAYAFAPATLVTPLGALSVLVSAILSSYFLNERLNLHGKIGCLLSILGSTVMVIHAPKEEEIETLNEMSHKLGDPGFVVFATFVVIVALIFIFVVGPRHGQTNILVYITICSVIGAFSVSCVKGLGIAIKELLTGKPVLQHPLAWILLFSLVVCVSTQINYLNRALDIFNTSIVTPIYYVFFTTSVLTCSAILFKEWQDMPVDDVIGTLSGFFTIIVGIFLLHAFKDVSFSLASLPVSFRKDEKAMNGNLSSMYEVLNNNEEDLPCGIEHTGENISRRNGNLTSF; encoded by the exons ATGAGCCTGGGGCGtggaaaatatgatttttatattggTCTGGGATTGGCTATGACCTCCAGCATTTTCATTGGAGGgagtttcattttgaaaaaaaaaggccTTCTGCGACTTGCCAGGAAAGGCTCCATGAGAGCAG GTCAAGGAGGCCATGCATATCTTAAGGAATGGTTGTGGTGGGCTGGACTGCTGTCAA TGGGAGCCGGTGAAGTGGCCAATTTTGCTGCATATGCATTTGCTCCGGCCACATTAGTGACTCCACTAGGTGCGCTCAGCGTCCTCGTAAG TGCCATTCTGTCTTCATACTTCCTAAATGAAAGACTTAATCTTCATGGGAAAATTGGGTGTTTGCTAAGTATTCTAGGGTCTACAGTTATGGTCATTCATGCTCCAAAGGAAGAGGAGATTgagaccttaaatgaaatgtcaCATAAGTTAGGTGATCCAG GTTTTGTGGTCTTTGCAACATTTGTGGTCATTGTGGCCTTGATATTCATCTTTGTGGTGGGACCTCGACATGGACAGACAAACATTCTTGTGTATATAACAATCTGCTCTGTGATTGGAGCATTTTCAGTCTCCTGTGTGAAGGGTTTGGGTATCGCCATAAAAGAGTTATTGACTGGAAAGCCTGTTCTACAGCACCCCCTCGCCTGGATTCTACTGTTTAGCCTTGTGGTCTGTGTGAGCACACAGATTAATTACCTAAACCGGGCTCTGGACATTTTCAACACTTCCATTGTGACTCCAATATATTATGTGTTCTTTACAACTTCGGTTTTGACTTGCTCagctattctttttaaagaatggcAGGATATGCCTGTTGATGATGTCATTGGGACTTTGAGTGGCTTCTTCACAATCATTGTGGGGATATTTTTGTTGCATGCCTTTAAAGATGTCAGTTTTAGTCTAGCAAGTCTGCCAGTATCTTTTCGAAAAGATGAAAAGGCAATGAATGGCAATCTTTCTAGTATGTATGAAGTTCttaataataatgaagaagaCTTACCCTGTGGAATTGAACACACTGGTGAAAATATTTCCCGTAGGAATGGAAACCTGACATCTTTTTAA